A genomic window from Populus nigra chromosome 7, ddPopNigr1.1, whole genome shotgun sequence includes:
- the LOC133698225 gene encoding uncharacterized protein LOC133698225: MLGSPIPINMPKKLFKKTPSKTDIDPIKMQKKLFKKTLSKTDIDYRMAIPMDSLSAFQIPEGEKSKEVVAVDIDGHRWSFKCTTRSKDPHPKPVLSSGWIRFVKNRGLKEGDEVIFSVAHNDGAEGLQFGIEARKKLTKLFGQDIWSNPL, translated from the coding sequence ATGCTAGGATCTCCCATACCTATCAATATGCCAAAAAAGCTATTCAAAAAGACACCATCAAAGACTGACATTGATCCtatcaaaatgcaaaaaaagcTATTCAAAAAGACACTATCAAAGACTGACATTGATTATAGAATGGCAATTCCAATGGATAGCCTCTCCGCTTTCCAAATACCAGAAGGAGAAAAGTCGAAAGAAGTTGTTGCCGTCGACATCGATGGTCATCGATGGAGTTTCAAGTGTACCACGAGAAGTAAAGATCCCCACCCCAAACCAGTCCTCTCTTCAGGCTGGATTAGGTTTGTCAAAAACAGAGGTCTCAAGGAAGGCGATGAAGTCATCTTTTCTGTGGCGCACAATGATGGAGCTGAGGGTCTGCAATTCGGAATTGAAGCACGGAAAAAACTGACCAAGTTATTCGGTCAAGATATTTGGAGCAATCCTCTTTGA